In Promicromonospora sp. Populi, one genomic interval encodes:
- the recF gene encoding DNA replication/repair protein RecF: protein MYVSHLSLLDFRSYESAEVALVPGVNAFVGRNGRGKTNLVEAIGYVATLGSHRVSTDAPLIRSGAERAVVRTRIVRGDRASTVELEITQGKANRARINRGQPVRARDVLGVLRTVLFAPEDLALVKGEPDGRRRFLDQLLVLMMPRVSAVLSDYERVLRQRSALLKSARAARRSSGSSRTESTAAAELSTLDVWDARLAELGAEILSLRIQLVDALRPAVAAAYEQVSDADGDAEITYRSSLPALSTGNPPELSTGPGDNFPDVGHLRDLLLDALTAARPQELERGVSLVGPHRDDLILTLGGLPAKGYASHGESWSFALALRLASFRLLGGDPQNPADSPAFWDPDVGTDADPVLILDDVFAELDVRRRERLADLVLPARQVLVTAAVAEDIPAALDGVRFHVEPGTVTRD from the coding sequence ATGTACGTCTCCCACCTCTCCCTGCTGGACTTTCGGTCGTACGAGTCGGCCGAGGTAGCTCTTGTGCCCGGCGTCAACGCCTTCGTCGGGCGCAACGGCAGGGGAAAGACCAACCTCGTCGAGGCGATCGGCTACGTGGCGACACTCGGTTCGCACCGGGTCTCGACCGACGCGCCGCTCATCCGCTCAGGTGCCGAACGGGCCGTCGTACGGACGCGGATCGTGCGGGGCGACCGGGCGAGCACCGTCGAGCTGGAGATCACCCAGGGCAAGGCGAACCGCGCGCGCATCAATCGTGGGCAGCCGGTCCGGGCTCGGGACGTGCTCGGAGTTCTGCGCACCGTGCTCTTCGCGCCCGAGGACCTCGCCCTGGTCAAGGGTGAGCCGGATGGCCGACGGCGGTTCCTGGACCAGCTGCTCGTCCTGATGATGCCGCGGGTCTCTGCTGTGCTCTCGGACTACGAGCGGGTCCTCCGCCAGCGCTCGGCTCTGCTCAAGTCGGCGCGCGCGGCGCGGCGGTCGAGCGGCTCCTCGCGGACGGAGAGCACCGCGGCGGCCGAGCTCTCGACACTCGACGTCTGGGATGCCCGGCTCGCCGAGCTCGGGGCGGAGATCCTCTCGCTGCGGATCCAGCTGGTCGACGCGCTCCGCCCAGCAGTAGCCGCTGCGTACGAGCAGGTGAGCGATGCGGACGGGGACGCGGAGATCACCTATCGGTCGTCGCTTCCAGCGCTCTCGACCGGTAATCCACCGGAGTTGTCCACAGGTCCTGGGGATAACTTCCCCGATGTCGGACACCTCCGTGACCTGCTGCTGGACGCGCTCACCGCGGCCCGGCCGCAGGAGCTCGAACGAGGAGTGAGTCTCGTCGGCCCGCACCGGGACGACCTGATCCTGACCCTCGGCGGACTGCCCGCGAAGGGCTACGCGAGCCACGGCGAATCCTGGTCCTTCGCGCTCGCGCTGCGGCTTGCGTCGTTCCGCCTATTGGGGGGAGATCCGCAGAATCCGGCGGATTCACCCGCTTTCTGGGACCCCGACGTGGGTACCGACGCCGATCCGGTACTCATCCTGGACGACGTCTTCGCGGAGCTCGACGTGCGACGCCGGGAACGGCTCGCGGACCTGGTGCTCCCGGCGCGTCAGGTGCTGGTGACGGCGGCCGTCGCCGAGGACATCCCGGCCGCGCTGGACGGCGTACGGTTTCACGTGGAACCCGGGACGGTGACACGTGACTGA